The Brevibacillus humidisoli DNA segment TGATGATGGTTGATCAGATGAAAAAGTGGATCTTCCCTAGCGATAACGCCAGGAGAAGATCCACTTCATTTCGCCTACATCCCTTCTTTCCGCTGCTCACTGTAGCTGGCGATCAGGAGCAGAGCGGGTTCCTCCCCGATGTTCTTCACCAGATGGGGCACACACGATTTCCAGGAGAACGTGTCTCCCTCCTCCAGTACGACCATATCCTCACCCTGCTGCGCCAGCAGCCTGCCTCTCAGCACCAGATGGCATTCCTCGCCATCGTGTGCATGCGGCTCTTCTTTTTCCGGATAACCGACCGGGATTTCAATCATCATCAGGCGGAGGCCTCCTTCATCGGCAAGATGCTCTACCTTGAGATCCTCGCGAAACAGACTGGTTTGACGCTCGTCCTTTCGCACCACACGCATT contains these protein-coding regions:
- a CDS encoding helix-turn-helix domain-containing protein, translating into MDIGTTIRTIRKRKGITIAQLCEGTGLSKGFMSQVENNKTSPSISTLDTIAKYLNVPLAYLVLAKEERMRVVRKDERQTSLFREDLKVEHLADEGGLRLMMIEIPVGYPEKEEPHAHDGEECHLVLRGRLLAQQGEDMVVLEEGDTFSWKSCVPHLVKNIGEEPALLLIASYSEQRKEGM